The following coding sequences lie in one Peribacillus frigoritolerans genomic window:
- the ccsB gene encoding c-type cytochrome biogenesis protein CcsB — translation MAELSSNLLYAAFILYLIATFLFGGSIKDKRGAEEKKQNKWAKLGIFITIIGFAAQIGYFITRWIAAGHAPVSNLFEFTTFFGMMLVGAFILIYFLYKTPALGLFALPIALLIIAYASMFPTEISPLIPALQSDWLHIHVTTAAAGQSILAISFITAIIYLIKFVDQTQSSKRTFWLEAIMFTLVCTLGFVIITSSFAAMDYKANFDWVDKHGAEVKQEFNLPALVGPNEGKLIETDRFEPLVDMPALINAKKLNTVIWSIGAGLVLYGLIRLIARKRVAALIKPIVKNVNLNLLDEISYRSVLIGFPIFTLGALIFAMIWAQVAWTRFWGWDPKEVWALVTWLFYAAFLHLRMSKGWQGEKSAWLAVIGFAIIMFNLIFVNLVIAGLHSYA, via the coding sequence ATGGCTGAACTAAGCAGTAACCTTTTATATGCGGCTTTCATTTTATATCTGATCGCTACCTTTTTATTTGGGGGATCGATCAAGGATAAACGCGGAGCGGAGGAAAAGAAACAAAACAAATGGGCTAAGCTGGGCATTTTCATCACCATTATCGGATTTGCAGCGCAAATCGGGTATTTCATCACAAGATGGATTGCTGCCGGCCATGCCCCGGTAAGTAACCTGTTTGAATTTACGACCTTTTTCGGAATGATGCTGGTCGGTGCTTTCATACTAATTTATTTTCTTTATAAAACACCTGCCCTTGGGCTATTCGCTTTGCCGATTGCGTTATTGATAATCGCATATGCAAGTATGTTCCCTACAGAGATTTCGCCACTCATCCCTGCCCTGCAGAGTGATTGGCTTCATATTCATGTAACGACTGCAGCGGCAGGACAGTCAATCCTTGCCATAAGTTTCATTACTGCCATCATTTATTTAATCAAATTCGTCGATCAGACACAATCAAGCAAAAGAACGTTCTGGCTTGAAGCCATCATGTTTACATTAGTCTGCACCCTCGGTTTCGTCATCATCACTTCTTCTTTTGCTGCCATGGATTATAAGGCGAATTTTGATTGGGTCGATAAACATGGTGCCGAGGTCAAACAGGAATTCAACCTGCCGGCATTGGTAGGTCCAAATGAAGGGAAACTTATCGAAACGGATCGGTTTGAACCACTGGTGGACATGCCTGCACTGATCAATGCCAAGAAACTGAATACTGTAATTTGGTCAATCGGTGCGGGACTCGTCCTGTATGGTTTAATAAGGTTGATTGCTCGCAAAAGAGTGGCAGCATTGATTAAACCGATCGTTAAAAATGTGAATTTGAATTTATTGGACGAGATTAGTTATCGTTCGGTTCTTATCGGTTTTCCGATCTTTACACTCGGTGCCCTCATTTTTGCAATGATCTGGGCTCAAGTGGCCTGGACACGATTCTGGGGCTGGGATCCGAAAGAGGTCTGGGCACTGGTTACTTGGTTGTTTTATGCGGCTTTCTTGCATCTGCGCATGTCAAAGGGGTGGCAAGGGGAAAAATCAGCTTGGCTTGCCGTAATCGGTTTTGCCATCATAATGTTTAACCTGATATTCGTAAATCTAGTTATTGCTGGTTTGCATTCATATGCTTGA